Proteins encoded in a region of the Zunongwangia endophytica genome:
- a CDS encoding TraR/DksA family transcriptional regulator — translation MSTDVKERFSDADLAEFKQLIQGKIAKAKEQLEIYQNAYKNDGNNGTDDTSPTFKAFEEGSETMSKEANSQLAIRQEKFIRDLKNALTRIENKTYGICRVTGKLINKDRLRLVPHATLSIEAKNMQK, via the coding sequence ATGTCAACCGATGTAAAAGAGCGTTTTAGCGATGCAGACCTGGCTGAATTTAAGCAGCTAATTCAAGGTAAAATCGCGAAAGCCAAAGAACAACTAGAGATCTACCAAAATGCGTATAAAAACGATGGAAATAACGGTACAGATGATACCTCTCCTACGTTTAAAGCTTTTGAAGAAGGTAGCGAAACAATGAGCAAAGAAGCGAACTCTCAATTAGCTATCCGTCAGGAAAAGTTTATAAGAGATCTTAAAAACGCTTTAACGCGAATAGAGAATAAAACTTACGGAATTTGCCGTGTAACTGGTAAGTTAATTAATAAAGATCGCTTAAGGTTAGTGCCCCACGCAACACTAAGCATCGAAGCTAAAAACATGCAAAAATAA
- the ileS gene encoding isoleucine--tRNA ligase encodes MSTKFPEYKGLDLPKVAEETLKYWKENQIFEKSITSREGEKPFVFFEGPPSANGLPGIHHVMARAIKDIFCRYKTQKGFQVKRKAGWDTHGLPVELGVEKELGITKEDIGTKISVEQYNEACKNAVMRYTDVWNDLTEKMGYWVDMDDPYITYKPKYMETVWYLLKQIYNKGLIYKGYTIQPYSPKAGTGLSSHELNQPGTYQDVSDTTVTAMFKSKKETLPAGLKEFTEDVFLIAWTTTPWTLPSNTALTVGPKIEYVAVKTYNQYTFESINILVGKPLVAKQFDKKFKQVESEEELKAYKEGDKKIPFLIGETYLGKDLVGIEYEQLLPYALPYENPENAFRVISGDFVTTEDGTGIVHTAPTFGADDAMVAKQATPAVPPMLVKDDNDNLVPLVDLQGKFRPEMGEFAGKYVKNEYYDNGEAPEKSVDVEIAIKLKEENRAFKVEKYVHSYPNCWRTDKPILYYPLDSWFIKVTDVKDRMHELNTGINWKPKSTGEGRFGNWLANANDWNLSRSRYWGIPLPIWRTEDGREEKIIGSVEELKIEITKAVEAGVMDKDIFSDFKIGDMSEENYANVDLHKNVVDTITLVSESGNPMKREADLIDVWFDSGSMPYAQWHYPFENKEKVEKDWRKADFIAEGVDQTRGWFYTLHAIATMTFDDVAYKNVVSNGLVLDKNGQKMSKRLGNAVDPFETLAAYGPDATRWYMIANANPWDNLKFDIEGIGEVSRKFFGTLYNTYSFFTLYANIDNFTYAEADVPLEERPEIDRWILSELHTLITKVDKFYAEYEPTRATRAISEFVQENLSNWFVRLSRRRFWKGDYEQDKISAYQTLYTCLETVAKLGAPVAPFFMDTLYKDLNSTSNKENYDSVHTALFPIYDEKFVDKSLERKMEKAQTVSSLVLSLRKKEMIKVRQPLQRIMIPILDKQQGEEILAVQDLIKSEVNVKEIELIDDASGILVKQIKPNFRVLGPRFGKEMKHVVAKINQLQAEDIAHIEKEGKIAVEVNGELITLDASEVEISSQDIEGWLVASSGNITVALDVSISEELKKEGVARELINRIQNMRKDSGFEVTDTINVTLQKDGIIEDAVNDNITYIKTETLTAALELAEVVNDGVDVEFDDVTTKLLITKN; translated from the coding sequence ATGAGCACAAAGTTCCCTGAATATAAAGGACTTGACTTACCAAAAGTTGCAGAGGAGACATTAAAATATTGGAAAGAAAACCAAATATTTGAAAAGAGTATAACTTCACGTGAGGGTGAAAAGCCATTTGTGTTTTTTGAAGGCCCGCCATCAGCAAACGGATTGCCGGGAATTCACCACGTGATGGCAAGAGCAATTAAGGATATTTTTTGTCGCTATAAAACTCAAAAAGGATTTCAAGTTAAACGTAAAGCAGGTTGGGATACTCATGGTCTTCCGGTAGAGCTTGGTGTTGAAAAAGAACTTGGAATCACCAAAGAAGATATAGGCACTAAAATTAGTGTAGAGCAATATAACGAGGCTTGTAAGAATGCGGTAATGCGTTACACCGATGTGTGGAACGACCTAACTGAAAAAATGGGATATTGGGTAGATATGGACGATCCATATATTACCTACAAGCCAAAATATATGGAGACGGTTTGGTATTTGCTAAAACAGATCTATAACAAAGGTCTTATTTATAAAGGCTATACCATCCAACCCTATTCTCCAAAAGCAGGAACTGGTTTAAGTTCTCATGAGCTTAATCAGCCGGGAACCTATCAGGATGTTTCGGATACTACGGTAACCGCAATGTTCAAATCTAAAAAAGAAACATTACCTGCGGGATTAAAAGAATTTACTGAAGATGTATTCTTAATTGCCTGGACAACTACTCCTTGGACGCTTCCTAGTAACACCGCGCTTACTGTTGGTCCAAAAATCGAATATGTAGCGGTAAAAACCTACAATCAATATACGTTCGAGTCTATTAATATTTTGGTAGGTAAACCGCTTGTAGCGAAACAATTCGATAAGAAATTTAAGCAAGTAGAGAGCGAAGAAGAACTAAAAGCTTACAAAGAAGGCGATAAAAAAATACCTTTCTTAATTGGAGAAACTTACTTAGGGAAAGATCTAGTAGGAATCGAATATGAGCAATTATTGCCATATGCGCTGCCTTATGAGAACCCAGAGAATGCATTCCGTGTAATTTCAGGAGATTTTGTAACTACAGAAGATGGTACCGGTATTGTGCATACTGCGCCTACTTTTGGTGCAGACGATGCTATGGTTGCCAAACAAGCAACTCCTGCAGTGCCGCCAATGTTGGTGAAAGACGATAATGATAATCTAGTTCCACTAGTTGATTTACAGGGGAAATTTAGACCAGAAATGGGCGAATTTGCCGGTAAATATGTGAAGAACGAATATTACGATAATGGTGAGGCGCCTGAAAAATCTGTAGATGTAGAAATCGCTATTAAGCTGAAGGAAGAAAACAGAGCTTTTAAGGTTGAAAAATATGTCCATAGTTATCCAAACTGTTGGCGTACCGATAAGCCAATTTTATATTACCCGTTAGATTCCTGGTTTATTAAAGTGACCGATGTTAAAGATCGTATGCACGAGCTGAATACGGGTATTAACTGGAAACCTAAATCTACCGGAGAAGGTCGTTTTGGAAACTGGTTGGCGAATGCTAACGATTGGAACCTATCTAGAAGCCGATATTGGGGAATTCCACTACCAATTTGGAGAACCGAAGATGGTAGAGAAGAAAAAATAATTGGTTCTGTTGAAGAATTAAAAATAGAAATCACCAAAGCTGTGGAAGCCGGAGTGATGGACAAAGATATTTTTTCCGATTTTAAAATCGGTGATATGAGTGAAGAGAACTACGCCAATGTAGATCTTCATAAAAATGTGGTAGATACAATTACGTTGGTTTCTGAATCTGGAAATCCAATGAAGCGTGAAGCCGATCTTATCGACGTTTGGTTCGATTCTGGCTCTATGCCGTATGCGCAATGGCACTACCCATTCGAAAACAAAGAAAAAGTAGAGAAAGACTGGCGTAAAGCCGATTTTATTGCAGAAGGTGTCGATCAAACTCGTGGTTGGTTCTATACTTTACATGCAATTGCAACCATGACTTTTGATGATGTTGCTTATAAAAATGTAGTTTCAAACGGACTTGTTTTAGACAAAAACGGGCAGAAAATGTCTAAGCGTCTTGGTAACGCAGTAGATCCTTTTGAAACACTTGCCGCTTACGGTCCAGATGCGACACGTTGGTATATGATTGCCAATGCGAATCCTTGGGATAACCTAAAGTTTGATATTGAAGGAATAGGAGAGGTAAGCCGTAAATTTTTCGGAACACTTTATAACACGTATTCGTTCTTTACGCTGTACGCAAACATCGATAACTTTACGTATGCAGAAGCCGATGTTCCGTTAGAAGAACGTCCAGAAATAGATCGTTGGATTCTTTCAGAACTACATACGCTTATAACGAAAGTAGATAAGTTCTATGCAGAGTACGAGCCAACTAGAGCAACTAGAGCAATTTCAGAATTTGTTCAGGAGAATCTTAGTAACTGGTTTGTACGTTTAAGCCGAAGAAGATTTTGGAAAGGTGATTACGAGCAGGATAAAATTTCAGCATACCAAACTTTATATACTTGTCTTGAAACTGTAGCGAAGCTTGGAGCTCCTGTAGCGCCATTCTTTATGGATACTTTGTATAAAGATCTAAACAGCACTAGTAATAAAGAAAATTACGATTCAGTTCACACTGCTTTGTTCCCGATTTACGACGAGAAGTTTGTAGATAAATCTTTAGAGCGTAAGATGGAGAAAGCACAAACTGTTTCAAGCTTAGTGCTATCGCTACGTAAAAAAGAAATGATTAAGGTAAGACAACCACTACAACGCATTATGATTCCGATATTAGATAAGCAACAGGGAGAAGAAATTCTTGCCGTTCAAGATCTAATCAAATCTGAAGTGAATGTAAAGGAAATAGAGCTTATCGATGATGCTTCAGGAATTTTAGTGAAACAAATAAAACCGAATTTCCGTGTTTTAGGACCTCGTTTCGGAAAAGAAATGAAGCATGTTGTAGCGAAGATCAATCAGCTTCAGGCCGAAGATATTGCACACATCGAAAAAGAAGGAAAGATAGCTGTTGAAGTAAATGGAGAATTGATTACTTTGGATGCTAGTGAAGTAGAAATAAGTTCACAGGATATCGAAGGTTGGTTGGTAGCTTCCAGCGGAAATATAACCGTAGCTTTAGATGTGAGTATTTCTGAAGAATTAAAGAAAGAAGGTGTCGCTAGAGAATTGATTAATCGAATCCAGAATATGAGAAAAGATAGTGGATTTGAAGTAACCGACACCATTAATGTGACCCTACAAAAGGACGGTATTATCGAGGATGCCGTTAATGACAATATAACCTATATCAAAACTGAAACTTTAACTGCAGCACTCGAACTTGCAGAAGTAGTAAACGATGGAGTAGATGTTGAATTTGATGATGTTACTACTAAATTATTAATCACAAAAAACTGA
- a CDS encoding TonB-dependent receptor, whose product MFGAKAQTFTGTVKDSVNVPLHGANLIAIPDSDDLNMAFSISDEKGRYRLNLEKDSSYVIEISYLGYQKIIDSIIARRDVQKNYTMQASNESLEEVLIKKKMAVVVKEDTIIYRTDVFKTGAERKLREVLNKLPGVEVDREGTITVNGKKVDKLMVDGKTFFTGDSKLAVENIPADAVDEVEVLDNYSEIPFLKGLEDSDKMAMNIKLSEGKKNFAFGDIEAGGGVEDRYTIHPTLFYYSPKTSVNVIGDFNNTGQKSFSMQDYINFEGGYLSLMDRPNASSIYNDDFAQFLQNEDFTYNKNEFGAFNIAQQISNNLDLNAYTIISNNKLETREEYNITYIDEDRGLDESRETQENNDLFFTLNKLQLRYRPNADEDLTYDAYVKTSSATSDGILNSVTPIDSTFISTTTSPQGLDFTQNLSYSKQFSFEHTSTVNFDYKFSKNENDKDWLFNQPIFNTIIPFVEEDSLHLFQQVNTTVNQANLDIKHYWVLNNTNHIYPALGVNFSDQRYSTLDEQQLDSGEINNFNEAGFNNDVHYRLVDQYVGFQYKTMFGDLILKPGLFYHYYLWQVTQFSENISNETKPVVLPEFESEYKLGGSEKLRLNYRMRSSFNNASSYANRYRLSSFNRIYRGNEDLENQLYHTLLLSYYKFSLFKGINYNFFFNYSNRVNSILNTTILEGINQISSPVYTDLPNETYSFRGSFTKRISDYRFTVDANASLANTSRIINENTIDYDSENYGYGLRARTTFKKLPNLDIGYDHDFSAFGSDTFQNRFVKFTPFARLEYDFWDGFILKADYEYNYYKNQETNQVNRFQVGNASLFYNKMDSPWSFEVEALNMLDANFRRENSFSEFIVTDRRVYLQPRVLLFKVAYKL is encoded by the coding sequence ATGTTCGGGGCTAAAGCCCAAACCTTCACCGGCACCGTTAAAGATTCGGTTAATGTGCCGCTTCATGGCGCAAATCTTATTGCGATCCCAGATAGTGACGATCTAAATATGGCGTTTTCCATTTCCGATGAAAAAGGACGTTATCGCCTTAACCTGGAAAAAGACAGTAGTTACGTAATCGAAATTAGTTATTTAGGCTATCAAAAAATTATCGATTCGATTATTGCCCGCCGTGATGTTCAGAAAAATTATACCATGCAGGCCAGTAACGAAAGCCTGGAAGAAGTGCTCATCAAAAAGAAAATGGCGGTGGTAGTTAAAGAAGATACCATAATTTACCGTACCGATGTTTTTAAAACCGGCGCCGAACGTAAACTCCGTGAAGTCTTAAATAAACTACCGGGCGTGGAAGTCGACCGTGAAGGAACTATTACCGTAAATGGTAAAAAGGTCGATAAACTAATGGTCGACGGAAAAACTTTTTTTACCGGAGATTCTAAACTAGCCGTAGAAAATATTCCTGCCGATGCTGTAGATGAGGTCGAGGTGCTCGATAATTATAGTGAAATTCCATTTTTAAAAGGGCTAGAGGATAGTGATAAAATGGCAATGAACATCAAATTATCTGAAGGCAAAAAGAATTTTGCTTTTGGCGATATTGAAGCCGGGGGAGGTGTGGAAGATCGCTATACCATTCATCCAACCTTATTTTACTACAGTCCTAAAACTTCAGTAAACGTCATAGGCGATTTTAATAATACTGGGCAAAAGTCGTTTTCTATGCAGGATTATATCAATTTTGAAGGTGGTTATTTATCACTAATGGATCGCCCAAATGCAAGTAGTATTTATAATGACGACTTCGCCCAATTTTTACAAAATGAAGATTTTACGTATAACAAAAATGAATTTGGAGCTTTTAATATCGCCCAGCAAATATCCAACAATTTAGATCTGAATGCTTACACCATTATTTCGAATAACAAGCTTGAAACACGGGAAGAATATAACATCACTTATATTGATGAAGATCGCGGGCTGGATGAATCTCGGGAAACGCAAGAAAATAACGACCTGTTTTTTACACTGAATAAATTGCAGCTGCGTTATCGCCCAAATGCCGATGAAGATCTTACTTACGATGCCTATGTAAAAACATCTTCGGCCACTAGCGACGGAATTTTAAATTCGGTAACTCCGATTGATTCCACGTTTATTAGCACAACTACGAGTCCGCAGGGGCTCGATTTTACTCAAAATTTAAGTTATAGTAAACAATTTTCTTTTGAGCATACGTCAACAGTCAATTTCGATTATAAATTTTCAAAGAATGAAAACGATAAAGATTGGTTATTCAATCAGCCTATTTTTAATACGATTATTCCGTTTGTAGAAGAAGATAGTCTACATTTATTTCAGCAAGTAAACACTACGGTCAATCAGGCAAATTTGGATATAAAACATTATTGGGTTCTTAATAACACCAATCATATTTATCCTGCTTTAGGTGTTAATTTCTCAGATCAGCGTTACAGCACACTCGATGAACAACAATTGGATTCAGGAGAAATTAATAATTTCAATGAAGCCGGTTTTAATAACGATGTTCATTATCGATTGGTCGATCAATATGTAGGTTTTCAGTATAAAACCATGTTTGGTGATCTTATTTTAAAACCTGGATTGTTTTATCATTATTACTTATGGCAGGTTACTCAGTTTTCAGAAAATATTTCAAATGAAACAAAACCAGTAGTATTGCCAGAATTCGAGAGTGAATACAAACTTGGCGGTTCAGAAAAATTACGCTTAAATTATAGAATGCGGTCTAGTTTTAATAATGCTTCAAGCTATGCAAATCGCTATCGGTTGAGTAGTTTTAACCGCATTTATCGGGGCAATGAAGATCTTGAAAATCAATTATACCACACGCTGTTATTAAGCTATTACAAGTTTAGCCTGTTTAAAGGCATCAATTACAATTTCTTTTTTAATTATTCCAATCGGGTAAATTCCATTTTAAATACCACTATTTTAGAAGGAATTAATCAGATTTCAAGTCCGGTGTATACCGATTTACCAAATGAAACTTATAGTTTTCGTGGTTCTTTTACTAAGCGTATAAGCGATTATCGTTTTACTGTCGATGCCAATGCATCTTTAGCAAATACTAGCCGAATTATAAACGAGAATACCATTGATTATGATTCAGAAAATTATGGTTATGGGTTGCGGGCGCGCACTACATTTAAAAAATTACCGAATCTCGATATAGGATACGATCATGATTTTAGTGCTTTTGGATCGGATACTTTTCAGAATAGATTTGTAAAGTTTACTCCGTTTGCACGATTAGAATATGATTTTTGGGACGGATTTATTCTGAAAGCTGATTATGAATATAATTATTATAAAAATCAGGAAACCAATCAGGTAAATAGATTTCAGGTAGGAAACGCCTCTTTATTTTACAATAAGATGGATAGCCCGTGGAGTTTTGAAGTTGAAGCGCTTAATATGCTAGATGCTAACTTCCGTAGAGAAAATTCATTTTCAGAATTTATCGTCACCGATCGTCGAGTTTATTTGCAACCAAGAGTTCTGCTATTTAAAGTGGCTTATAAACTGTAG
- a CDS encoding GLPGLI family protein, translated as MKYLFITLFLFLSFKATAQSLQVVYGVSTDGLLDEEQKNRVSQRTKESFLKYEQNFKYISYTLNVLGSESVFQMNSSMKNDGIDGLEAAKIQASLRGIYYNNLDENLSLYKTLAYGKTYIIKSNLDAIDWNLKKESKTIDGIKTYKATAVQEYETGKGKKQWNLVAWYAPEINIPFGPANYGNLPGLILELKRGKKTYTVKKIKEIKVNKIHRPIDGDIISLKEFDEIGKEMTKDLGN; from the coding sequence ATGAAATATTTATTTATTACTTTATTTTTATTTCTGAGTTTTAAAGCAACAGCACAATCTCTACAAGTTGTTTATGGAGTAAGTACTGATGGACTTTTAGATGAAGAACAAAAGAACCGGGTTTCTCAAAGAACAAAAGAATCTTTCTTAAAATACGAGCAAAATTTTAAGTATATTTCGTATACTTTAAATGTATTGGGTAGCGAAAGTGTTTTCCAGATGAATAGTTCGATGAAAAATGATGGCATCGATGGTTTAGAAGCTGCAAAAATACAGGCAAGTTTAAGGGGTATTTATTATAATAATCTTGATGAAAATCTATCACTGTATAAAACTCTTGCTTATGGTAAAACCTACATTATAAAGTCAAATTTGGACGCAATAGATTGGAATTTAAAAAAGGAATCTAAAACGATAGATGGAATAAAAACCTATAAAGCAACAGCTGTCCAGGAATACGAAACCGGTAAGGGTAAAAAGCAATGGAATTTAGTGGCTTGGTATGCTCCTGAAATTAATATTCCTTTTGGCCCTGCTAATTATGGTAATTTACCAGGTTTGATCTTGGAATTGAAAAGAGGTAAGAAGACCTATACCGTTAAAAAAATAAAAGAAATCAAAGTAAATAAAATACACAGACCAATTGATGGGGATATTATCTCTTTAAAGGAATTTGATGAAATTGGTAAAGAAATGACTAAGGATTTAGGCAATTAA
- a CDS encoding GLPGLI family protein, whose product MFFKGQNGYAYYKKRLLNDANKENVNSKFQKAIKMLHEQDFILSFNTQNALFKKVDNMSIETNKSFEAYTRALSGFTGQTYFDRRKKNVIHKKEFLGNFFLINKKKINWTLTKEQLKISSFECYKAVAKETINSPTGFHEIDLIAWYAPDISLPYGPDGYGGLPGLIICLKNNGRVTTLKKIELLNDKELVNINFILEGKYVTENEYDKMVIKAFENRF is encoded by the coding sequence TTGTTTTTTAAGGGGCAGAACGGTTATGCTTATTATAAGAAAAGATTATTAAACGATGCCAACAAGGAGAATGTTAACTCTAAATTTCAAAAAGCGATTAAAATGCTTCATGAACAAGATTTTATATTGTCATTTAATACACAAAATGCTTTGTTTAAAAAAGTTGATAATATGAGCATTGAAACTAATAAATCATTTGAAGCATATACGAGAGCTTTATCTGGGTTTACTGGTCAAACATATTTCGATAGAAGAAAAAAAAATGTTATTCATAAAAAAGAGTTTTTAGGGAATTTTTTTTTAATTAATAAGAAGAAAATTAATTGGACACTGACTAAAGAACAATTAAAAATAAGCAGTTTTGAATGTTATAAGGCTGTGGCGAAGGAAACAATTAATAGTCCTACAGGGTTTCATGAAATTGATTTAATCGCATGGTATGCCCCTGATATTTCTTTACCTTATGGGCCAGATGGGTATGGTGGTCTACCGGGATTGATTATATGCTTGAAGAATAATGGTAGAGTAACTACTTTGAAAAAAATAGAATTACTGAATGATAAAGAATTAGTTAATATCAATTTTATTTTGGAAGGTAAGTATGTAACAGAAAATGAATATGACAAAATGGTGATAAAAGCATTTGAAAATAGGTTTTAA
- a CDS encoding GLPGLI family protein, which translates to MLKRKIIILFLFGLKFSAFSQSFSGEITYNVKLGYKPLNDKDEKYKRGSSIIADIVESSQKDIEAIKTKLKFNSVVAVYSMEQQMERDVSSKFEAATAMLKLNNTFYQFQKDKLLLKQTEAFDKTFLIKSSWDMNWEISKETKSINGYRCFKATTTEVVKNRSGVFESPVVAWFTPEIPNEYGPIGYGGLPGLILKLEVKSNFPAQYEAESIEISKKALKIKKPSGEEISEKEMNKKYEQSVGNRL; encoded by the coding sequence ATGCTAAAAAGAAAGATTATAATACTTTTTCTCTTCGGACTGAAATTCTCAGCTTTTAGTCAGAGTTTTTCAGGAGAAATCACCTATAATGTGAAACTTGGCTATAAACCACTGAATGATAAAGATGAAAAATATAAACGAGGTTCGTCTATTATAGCCGATATAGTTGAAAGCTCTCAAAAAGATATTGAAGCTATTAAAACCAAGCTGAAGTTTAATTCTGTGGTTGCCGTTTATTCAATGGAACAGCAGATGGAAAGGGATGTATCATCAAAATTTGAGGCTGCAACCGCAATGTTAAAACTAAATAATACATTTTATCAATTTCAAAAAGATAAATTACTACTGAAACAAACAGAGGCATTTGATAAAACTTTTCTAATTAAAAGCTCATGGGATATGAATTGGGAGATTAGTAAGGAAACCAAAAGCATTAATGGTTATAGGTGTTTTAAGGCAACAACAACAGAAGTTGTTAAAAACCGAAGCGGAGTTTTCGAATCACCAGTAGTTGCATGGTTCACCCCCGAAATTCCTAATGAATATGGACCTATAGGTTATGGTGGATTGCCTGGTTTAATTTTAAAACTTGAAGTGAAATCGAATTTCCCTGCTCAATACGAAGCGGAATCAATTGAAATAAGCAAAAAGGCATTAAAAATTAAAAAACCGTCTGGGGAAGAAATCTCAGAAAAAGAGATGAATAAAAAGTATGAACAATCTGTTGGTAATCGTCTGTAA